One Leptospira saintgironsiae DNA segment encodes these proteins:
- a CDS encoding glycosyltransferase family 2 protein, translating into MKALWANSRFLIPALNEEESLPKVLDSLFGFGILPEQILILDNGSKDSTPQIAINAGVVLVQEPKKGYGAACLAGIHYLQERKISPEFIVFMDADGSDDLENLKDLFFSFSQDPNTNFVIGSRTLGNAEPGSLSFLQKFGNWLSCFLIRIFYRVKFTDLGPFRVLRWQSLLDLNLQDPTWGWNLEMQIKAIRKKFRIQEVPVHYRKRKGGKSKISGNLIGSLKAGVKILYIFFKLTFFSI; encoded by the coding sequence TTGAAAGCTCTCTGGGCAAATTCCAGATTTTTGATTCCTGCCCTAAACGAAGAAGAATCCTTACCCAAAGTTTTGGATTCTCTTTTTGGATTTGGGATCTTGCCTGAGCAAATTTTGATCTTAGACAATGGGTCCAAGGATTCGACTCCTCAGATCGCAATCAATGCAGGAGTGGTCTTAGTCCAAGAACCAAAAAAAGGTTACGGAGCCGCTTGTTTAGCAGGGATCCATTATCTTCAGGAAAGAAAAATTTCTCCTGAATTCATAGTGTTCATGGATGCAGATGGTTCGGATGATCTCGAGAATTTAAAAGACCTATTCTTTTCATTCTCACAAGATCCAAATACAAACTTTGTGATAGGTTCTAGGACATTAGGCAATGCAGAACCTGGTTCCTTGTCCTTCTTACAGAAATTCGGAAATTGGCTTTCTTGCTTTTTGATCCGGATTTTTTACAGGGTAAAATTCACTGATTTAGGCCCGTTCCGTGTTCTAAGATGGCAATCCCTATTAGATTTGAATCTGCAAGATCCTACTTGGGGATGGAATCTAGAAATGCAAATCAAAGCCATTCGGAAAAAATTTAGGATCCAAGAAGTTCCAGTTCATTATCGTAAAAGAAAAGGTGGAAAATCTAAGATCAGTGGGAATTTGATAGGAAGTTTAAAAGCAGGCGTAAAGATACTTTATATTTTCTTTAAGTTAACATTTTTTTCAATTTAG
- a CDS encoding helix-turn-helix domain-containing protein, which translates to MPTIDPIERGLIQSIGTLVRKRRQELGLSLGKLAELSQVSRGMLSLVESGKAAPSIALLWKISKAIRLPLSSLMEFSKEEFPKIFRKEDSSENSVEENQYVIRPLLHEETRFQTRLFEIRLLPGVAKTFITKVQSKQRQNLFLQSGALRLKVGGKWFDLQEGDSMTFLGKDLQELANLGEKDSYLIWSSSLSDD; encoded by the coding sequence ATGCCAACGATCGATCCGATTGAAAGAGGTCTGATCCAATCTATTGGAACCTTGGTTCGTAAGAGGAGACAAGAGTTAGGTCTTTCTCTTGGAAAGCTTGCAGAATTATCTCAGGTCAGCCGAGGAATGTTAAGCCTTGTAGAATCTGGGAAGGCTGCACCTTCAATTGCGCTATTATGGAAAATTTCAAAGGCAATCCGTTTACCTTTGTCCAGTCTTATGGAATTTTCTAAGGAAGAATTTCCTAAAATTTTCAGGAAAGAAGACTCCAGTGAAAATTCGGTAGAAGAGAACCAATACGTGATCCGTCCTCTTCTTCATGAAGAAACTAGATTTCAAACTAGATTGTTCGAGATCAGGCTTCTTCCCGGAGTTGCCAAAACCTTTATTACAAAAGTACAATCTAAACAAAGACAGAATTTGTTCCTACAATCAGGCGCACTTCGTTTGAAAGTTGGAGGTAAATGGTTCGACCTACAAGAAGGGGACAGCATGACTTTCTTGGGCAAAGATCTGCAAGAACTTGCAAATTTAGGAGAGAAGGATTCCTACCTGATCTGGTCCTCTTCTCTTTCAGACGATTGA
- a CDS encoding multiheme c-type cytochrome: MSLNKRRSLILAVLSLSLAASLFYCIFTKPKDKPVPVDEVFSQAPWSKTLPHLPPLAGVGEVRAENCGKCHVEIYAEWKTSTHANALSDLQFQSELSKSSSPRWLCLNCHTPVANQRETLVNYLNNGDYKTPIEEPNPNFDPKMKAEAITCAVCHVRLDEQGNSYVLGANGTTKPPHPIKIDPDKLRNRCLDCHNANYVLDDQLVCAFKTGNELEQKGNSHGKIACGSCHMGELQRKLVKPELNTPIRTSHKHSFIGGGVPKKFELYEKQIPGGYRTGLKITPLQFKKKENDIEYSVSLTNEKAAHNIPTGDPERFILLKISLLDSKGKSTATKEIKFGQEWEWYPKARLVADTRILPGETKVWKDVFDGIEKGQSKIAFEIYHTRLKESNAEHMRKNSENAPSDLRKKISEIENFYPFSSLVHKEDIDLNSGKNKIYSPEELVRISKNRRGE; this comes from the coding sequence ATGTCCTTAAATAAAAGAAGAAGTTTAATATTAGCGGTTCTATCTTTATCCTTGGCCGCTAGTTTATTCTATTGTATTTTTACAAAACCAAAAGATAAACCAGTCCCTGTGGACGAGGTGTTTTCCCAGGCCCCTTGGTCCAAAACTTTACCTCATCTTCCACCCCTTGCCGGAGTGGGAGAAGTCAGAGCAGAAAATTGTGGGAAATGCCACGTAGAAATTTATGCAGAATGGAAAACATCCACTCACGCAAATGCTCTTTCTGATCTTCAGTTCCAATCTGAACTTTCTAAATCTTCTTCTCCAAGATGGCTTTGTTTAAACTGCCATACCCCAGTTGCGAACCAAAGAGAAACGCTGGTTAACTATCTAAATAACGGAGATTATAAAACTCCAATAGAAGAACCAAATCCTAACTTTGATCCTAAAATGAAAGCAGAAGCGATTACATGTGCTGTCTGCCATGTTCGTTTGGATGAGCAAGGGAACTCCTACGTATTAGGTGCAAATGGAACTACAAAACCTCCTCATCCTATCAAGATTGATCCAGACAAATTGAGGAATAGATGTTTAGATTGTCATAATGCAAATTATGTTTTGGACGACCAATTGGTATGCGCTTTCAAAACGGGAAATGAGTTGGAACAAAAGGGAAACTCCCACGGAAAAATTGCCTGTGGTTCCTGCCATATGGGAGAATTACAGCGTAAATTAGTCAAACCGGAGCTAAACACTCCAATCAGGACTTCTCATAAACATTCCTTTATTGGAGGAGGAGTTCCGAAAAAATTCGAGCTTTATGAAAAACAAATTCCTGGTGGATATAGAACTGGGCTAAAGATTACACCTCTTCAATTCAAGAAAAAAGAAAATGATATAGAATATTCGGTTTCTCTTACGAATGAAAAAGCAGCTCATAATATTCCAACTGGAGATCCTGAAAGATTTATACTTCTGAAAATTTCGTTATTGGACTCAAAAGGTAAATCCACCGCGACCAAAGAGATCAAGTTCGGACAAGAATGGGAATGGTATCCTAAGGCAAGACTGGTCGCAGATACTCGTATTCTTCCGGGAGAAACCAAGGTTTGGAAGGATGTATTTGATGGAATTGAAAAAGGACAGTCTAAAATCGCATTCGAAATTTATCATACTCGATTAAAAGAATCTAATGCAGAACATATGAGAAAGAATAGTGAGAATGCTCCCTCGGATCTTCGCAAAAAGATCTCCGAGATAGAAAATTTTTATCCTTTTTCTAGTTTAGTTCATAAAGAAGATATAGATCTAAATTCAGGAAAAAATAAGATCTATTCTCCTGAAGAACTTGTCAGGATCTCTAAAAACAGAAGAGGAGAATAA
- a CDS encoding sulfurtransferase, producing MKLVISFALVFLISSSLFASEKLSGVRGWFISAPESLYLHSQGALFVDAREGIKVSTFSKSVPLGWQEISQKEFPNQGNLVQTSEAKELLRKKGLDPNKIILVFGDPTGGWGEEGRIVWSLRTLGFSKSFIVDGGINALHKASSSPVPNRPEILSKINVSASENKNWSADSKLIQSELSDKKFAFIDTREEREFLGQTPYGESRGGHLPGAKWIYYKQFLDKEGYLLSESKIVSKLYELGISKDKTVISYCTGGVRSGWMTSVLVSLGYNAKNYAGSMWEWSSKGDQNHPLVTR from the coding sequence ATGAAGCTCGTAATCTCTTTTGCCTTAGTTTTTCTAATTTCTTCCTCGCTTTTCGCCTCCGAAAAACTTTCCGGAGTCAGAGGATGGTTCATCAGCGCACCAGAATCATTATACCTACACAGCCAAGGTGCGTTGTTCGTAGATGCAAGAGAAGGGATCAAAGTATCCACATTCTCCAAATCAGTTCCGTTGGGTTGGCAGGAAATCTCTCAAAAAGAATTTCCGAACCAAGGAAATTTGGTCCAAACTTCTGAGGCAAAGGAACTACTACGCAAAAAAGGTTTGGATCCGAATAAGATCATATTGGTATTCGGAGATCCTACAGGAGGATGGGGAGAGGAAGGTAGAATCGTCTGGTCCTTACGTACATTAGGTTTTTCTAAATCTTTTATAGTAGATGGGGGAATTAATGCTCTGCATAAGGCTTCCAGTTCTCCAGTCCCTAATCGTCCTGAAATTCTTTCTAAAATAAACGTTTCCGCTTCTGAAAATAAAAATTGGTCTGCAGATTCCAAATTGATCCAATCAGAACTTTCAGATAAAAAATTTGCTTTCATAGATACAAGAGAAGAAAGAGAATTTTTAGGTCAAACTCCTTATGGAGAATCCAGAGGAGGACATCTTCCAGGAGCAAAGTGGATCTATTATAAACAATTCTTAGACAAAGAGGGATACCTATTAAGTGAGTCCAAAATTGTTTCTAAATTATACGAATTAGGGATTTCCAAAGATAAGACAGTGATCTCTTATTGCACTGGAGGAGTTAGATCTGGTTGGATGACATCTGTTCTGGTCTCTTTGGGTTATAATGCAAAAAATTACGCAGGATCTATGTGGGAATGGTCTTCTAAAGGGGATCAAAACCATCCTTTAGTAACTAGATAA
- a CDS encoding PAS domain S-box protein, with protein sequence MSSGKSNKSSEQVVSGQTPETNQESSLVFDHIPDAFIFADLDWNLTYVNEKAEEVLRRPKESLIGKNILTDFPRTVGTDFETQYKKAKETGKPCIFEAFFEPFNSWIEVRIYPRPDGFLVYYLDITQRKKREISWAIGESLLWDISTSDTLSSAFEKVLKTLIKNTPWTYGQIWRSKDNTVYINEEDPYVYGSDFQLLFRKESINKFFSTKEGILKKVSESGELYFIPDLVVDTELKRKDAALAAGFRSWIGIPILSDGRFYEIELLSERVLNPEEAYLDLLGVVSKRFAEIVSRRVADEERKALIELSSEIIVTIGLDCIIRKTNPAFQKVLGYERKYVKNKSLLEFIHPDDIELTKAKIASGSKEGFENRYITKYGQLRYIYWNISHSPESGSVFCIGRDITEDRLTILKLESFADQLNVNREQLYNAQKLAKMGSWTMEFDGKVSWSPGLYEIFGLEPNDSPPGFEDFIQFIPPEDRDRISQNYEKFLTQGTFEETELHIVSKDGIEKILSVKGEGLLNRNGKFIGGTGTMQDITEEKEWNDSLRQLQKMEAVGQLAGGMAHDFNNLLNIILANLDLLELNLRETPELLKRVFSAQDAVRRGAELNRRLLAFSRKQALNPEQADVSHVISDFADILTRIRNDIVSIEFCFEEFPMICSFEKNGLENAILNLCLNSRDAMPHGGKILVSTGFSPAGKEHRSMIPGFVDMEDACIISVRDEGSGMDDRVLERLFEPFFTTKQSGKGTGLGMPMVYGFVKQSNGMVHVHSEIGKGTCIEIFLPLSRSPEIAYENRNEKILVLEKNLKGQTYLAALLRRLGFEIFPIYDLQEAKTILENYPEMYAIFSEEEIVFENSDWKLFKNKDRIIIISEWNSKTDLDPSLNVLKRPYTWTKLKKMLT encoded by the coding sequence ATGTCCTCGGGAAAGAGCAACAAATCATCGGAACAAGTAGTTTCAGGTCAAACTCCCGAAACAAATCAAGAATCAAGCTTGGTATTTGATCATATACCTGACGCGTTTATCTTTGCAGACCTCGATTGGAACCTAACGTATGTAAATGAAAAGGCGGAAGAAGTCTTACGTAGACCAAAAGAAAGCCTCATTGGTAAAAACATACTTACGGATTTTCCAAGAACAGTCGGAACAGATTTCGAAACCCAATACAAAAAGGCAAAAGAGACAGGAAAGCCCTGCATATTCGAAGCATTCTTCGAACCATTTAATTCATGGATAGAAGTAAGGATCTATCCAAGACCCGATGGATTTTTAGTTTATTATCTAGATATTACTCAAAGGAAGAAGAGAGAAATCTCCTGGGCAATAGGAGAAAGTTTACTTTGGGATATTTCCACTTCCGACACTCTGAGTTCTGCATTTGAAAAGGTACTCAAAACCTTAATTAAAAATACTCCATGGACTTACGGACAGATCTGGAGATCCAAAGACAATACTGTTTATATAAATGAAGAAGACCCGTATGTTTATGGATCCGATTTTCAACTTCTGTTTCGAAAAGAATCCATAAACAAATTTTTCAGCACCAAAGAAGGTATACTAAAGAAAGTCAGTGAATCGGGAGAATTATACTTTATACCGGACCTTGTAGTAGACACTGAACTAAAAAGAAAGGATGCAGCATTAGCAGCGGGTTTCCGTTCTTGGATAGGTATTCCTATACTTTCTGACGGAAGATTTTATGAAATAGAACTTCTTTCTGAAAGAGTTTTGAATCCGGAAGAAGCATACTTAGATCTACTCGGGGTCGTTTCCAAAAGATTTGCGGAGATAGTAAGTAGAAGGGTTGCGGATGAAGAACGGAAAGCTTTAATAGAACTTTCTTCTGAAATTATAGTTACCATCGGTTTGGATTGTATAATCCGGAAAACGAACCCTGCCTTCCAAAAGGTTTTAGGTTATGAAAGAAAATATGTAAAAAACAAGAGTCTGTTGGAGTTCATACATCCGGATGATATAGAACTTACAAAGGCTAAGATAGCGTCAGGAAGTAAGGAAGGATTCGAAAATCGTTATATAACGAAATATGGACAGCTTCGATATATCTATTGGAATATATCCCATTCTCCTGAATCGGGAAGTGTTTTTTGCATTGGTAGGGACATTACAGAAGATAGATTGACCATTCTGAAGTTGGAATCCTTTGCGGACCAACTCAATGTAAACCGTGAACAACTATATAATGCTCAAAAGCTTGCAAAGATGGGAAGCTGGACAATGGAGTTCGACGGAAAAGTAAGTTGGTCACCCGGTTTGTACGAAATATTCGGTTTGGAACCTAATGATTCTCCACCTGGCTTCGAGGATTTTATCCAATTTATTCCTCCGGAAGATAGAGATCGTATCTCGCAAAATTATGAAAAATTCCTTACCCAAGGTACCTTTGAAGAAACTGAACTTCATATTGTATCAAAAGATGGAATAGAAAAAATTCTTTCTGTAAAAGGAGAAGGTTTACTGAACCGAAATGGAAAATTTATCGGTGGGACTGGAACCATGCAGGATATCACTGAAGAAAAAGAATGGAACGATTCTCTTAGACAACTTCAGAAGATGGAAGCAGTAGGCCAACTTGCAGGAGGAATGGCGCACGATTTTAATAATCTTCTGAACATCATCTTAGCCAATTTGGATCTTCTCGAATTAAACCTAAGAGAAACTCCTGAATTATTAAAAAGGGTATTTTCCGCCCAAGACGCGGTCAGAAGAGGAGCCGAACTTAACAGAAGACTATTGGCATTCTCGCGCAAACAGGCGTTAAATCCCGAGCAAGCAGATGTAAGTCATGTGATCTCCGACTTTGCGGATATACTCACTCGTATTAGAAACGATATAGTCAGTATAGAATTTTGCTTCGAAGAATTTCCTATGATCTGTTCTTTTGAGAAGAATGGTTTAGAAAACGCAATTTTAAACCTATGTTTGAACTCAAGAGACGCAATGCCTCATGGAGGAAAAATTTTAGTAAGTACAGGATTTTCTCCCGCAGGAAAAGAACATAGATCCATGATCCCAGGATTTGTGGATATGGAAGACGCATGTATCATTTCTGTTAGAGACGAAGGTTCTGGAATGGACGATAGAGTCTTAGAAAGATTATTCGAACCATTCTTTACCACCAAACAATCCGGGAAGGGGACCGGCCTCGGCATGCCAATGGTTTACGGATTTGTAAAGCAGTCTAATGGAATGGTCCACGTGCATAGTGAGATCGGAAAGGGCACCTGCATAGAGATCTTTCTTCCGTTGAGCAGAAGTCCTGAGATTGCCTACGAAAATCGAAACGAAAAAATCTTGGTACTAGAAAAAAACTTAAAAGGCCAAACTTATCTAGCAGCTCTATTAAGAAGATTAGGTTTTGAAATATTCCCTATTTACGATTTGCAAGAAGCAAAAACAATTTTAGAAAATTATCCCGAAATGTATGCGATCTTTTCAGAAGAAGAAATCGTATTTGAAAATTCAGATTGGAAATTATTCAAGAATAAGGATCGGATTATCATAATATCAGAATGGAATTCTAAAACTGATTTGGATCCTTCTTTGAATGTTCTGAAAAGACCTTACACTTGGACTAAATTGAAAAAAATGTTAACTTAA
- a CDS encoding sulfurtransferase, with the protein MKNMLINSSLLAIALGLLGNCGEGSSDSSALALAAIGGGTSGVKVASASDLAIESADDYNENQYGLITSATLRSWVSDWANNKPAGITGNLVIFQANKVGADANKSLILPTTGVKVFVSVAGNNTALYSWKTFRETRYNGLISIPGGTSTTGGNGLISGASIDEWFQTYGVDPTKDLIVFASGNGDNYGSIGHQHYSLRYWGVAHAHLAILNGTIKGQFPEAELGNDTDESVPPLNGTFSVKQLKNVDNRILTLSIEDTIAVAKNNGNHGVKGLSSTVLISDNRTANNNNDISVYTSSAGWQEYNGGENTTGTTKSGGGAVAFEGHLKGAVFVPHYNLVDRSTLDNTYAYTTSAAGTFNTLKFKSKADVQNIWDTYGTTGGPNSGAPAYEEGQTILQYCRTNTRTQTSGISTLLILGRPSVFLEDGWSIFGFLAGNFPSGNFNDDVTAGASSYPSVPAKFAPDIQGAIESGARGSGDGAHYNTGVKKSTVDYFQINSSATTTKAAFVEDWNYKNQ; encoded by the coding sequence ATGAAAAATATGCTCATTAATTCGAGCCTCCTGGCAATTGCGCTGGGATTACTCGGGAATTGTGGAGAGGGATCTTCTGACAGTTCCGCACTTGCACTAGCTGCAATTGGCGGGGGAACTTCCGGTGTGAAGGTGGCAAGCGCCTCTGATCTAGCGATCGAGTCTGCAGACGATTATAACGAAAACCAATATGGTCTTATCACTTCGGCTACTCTCAGAAGTTGGGTAAGCGACTGGGCAAATAATAAACCAGCAGGCATTACCGGAAACTTAGTGATCTTCCAAGCAAACAAAGTTGGAGCAGATGCGAATAAAAGTTTAATCCTTCCTACTACAGGAGTGAAAGTTTTCGTTTCCGTTGCAGGAAACAATACTGCACTTTATTCCTGGAAAACTTTTAGAGAAACCAGATACAATGGTTTGATCTCTATTCCTGGTGGAACTTCAACCACTGGAGGAAACGGACTTATTAGTGGTGCGAGCATCGACGAATGGTTCCAAACTTATGGAGTAGATCCTACTAAAGACCTGATCGTATTTGCAAGTGGAAATGGAGACAACTACGGATCCATCGGTCACCAACATTATTCTTTAAGATATTGGGGTGTGGCTCACGCACATCTTGCTATCCTGAACGGAACTATCAAAGGTCAATTCCCTGAAGCAGAATTGGGTAATGACACCGACGAATCTGTTCCTCCTTTGAATGGAACATTCTCTGTTAAACAACTTAAGAATGTTGATAACAGGATCTTAACTCTAAGCATCGAAGATACAATCGCAGTTGCTAAGAATAACGGAAATCATGGTGTGAAAGGACTTTCTTCCACTGTTTTGATTTCTGACAACAGAACTGCAAACAATAACAACGATATCAGCGTATATACTTCCTCTGCAGGATGGCAGGAGTATAACGGTGGAGAGAACACTACCGGAACTACTAAATCTGGAGGTGGAGCAGTTGCTTTCGAAGGTCACTTGAAAGGTGCTGTTTTCGTTCCTCATTATAACCTAGTAGATCGTTCTACTCTGGATAACACTTACGCTTATACTACTTCTGCTGCAGGAACTTTCAACACTCTGAAGTTCAAGTCTAAAGCTGATGTTCAAAATATCTGGGACACTTACGGAACTACTGGTGGACCTAACTCAGGTGCTCCTGCATACGAAGAAGGCCAAACCATTCTTCAATACTGCAGAACCAATACCAGAACTCAAACAAGCGGTATTTCCACTCTCTTGATCTTGGGACGTCCTTCTGTGTTCTTAGAAGACGGATGGAGCATCTTCGGATTCTTGGCAGGAAACTTCCCATCTGGAAACTTCAACGACGACGTAACTGCAGGTGCTTCTTCTTATCCTTCCGTTCCGGCTAAATTCGCTCCTGACATTCAAGGCGCGATCGAGTCTGGCGCAAGAGGATCCGGCGATGGAGCTCACTACA